A stretch of Halomonas elongata DSM 2581 DNA encodes these proteins:
- a CDS encoding PcfJ domain-containing protein, giving the protein MLGDPAFNTVYRRAKDWVIRHQVLRLYQKHYDRAGFVSIIICNLWRIDRSLSSPDVETFAWDVERDTWEPSPSHYQEWPLILLLPIRGTRSRDGSLDDAFSVLRLALYQLVKAAGYASLPKDADRQRRFLECFTAHFLARKTSRRRFGLDHTRLAAAMRALRKNLWTDVIDRQVLSLASSMVGFDNRLGLNDYLRCAANWTGLKQVATEHRNCIPLLEDINPQYWTRTDLFSRHLWVRGQRRTTVVDRSGFMRREAQWHRHYLSSLDSKADFRWLMQAPVSVVGKLKEGLRHTQDRDAMPRRVRLLRRALPQQPVPVLAIQVAINYLPQLSADAITDHRLLRAWFLECRRLWHDQGYRHFRMAMRSPGLGQQLRNTLDWLRQEGCQAGLPDKHMSWAAIERRSEEWHERVIAQQDASAPQYSWDAPLTRIEADGFVAEALVDSASLRREGRRMRHCVGSYDAQCAEGHYLVYHLSTADDELDERATLGLALDGQQRWALEQIQGPCGRPLSQALRRFARHVTTQVNATTTEREAA; this is encoded by the coding sequence ATGCTCGGGGACCCGGCCTTCAACACGGTATATCGCCGCGCCAAGGATTGGGTCATTCGTCACCAGGTGCTGCGGCTCTACCAGAAGCACTATGACCGGGCGGGTTTCGTCAGCATCATCATTTGCAACCTGTGGCGAATCGATCGTTCGCTGAGCTCCCCCGATGTCGAGACCTTCGCCTGGGATGTCGAGCGCGACACATGGGAGCCATCACCGAGTCACTACCAGGAATGGCCGTTGATCCTGTTGCTCCCGATTCGCGGGACCCGGTCCCGTGATGGCTCGTTGGACGATGCCTTCAGCGTCCTCCGTCTGGCCTTGTACCAGCTCGTGAAGGCCGCGGGGTATGCCTCACTCCCCAAGGACGCGGACCGGCAACGCCGCTTTCTGGAGTGTTTCACCGCCCATTTCTTGGCCCGCAAGACGTCACGCAGGCGTTTCGGCTTGGACCACACGCGCCTGGCGGCGGCCATGCGGGCCTTGCGGAAGAACCTCTGGACGGACGTCATCGATCGCCAGGTACTGTCACTGGCCTCGTCCATGGTGGGGTTCGACAATCGCCTCGGGCTCAACGACTACCTGCGCTGCGCGGCAAACTGGACCGGCCTGAAACAAGTGGCCACCGAGCATCGCAACTGCATTCCCCTGCTCGAGGACATCAATCCTCAGTACTGGACGCGCACCGATCTGTTTTCCCGTCACCTCTGGGTCAGGGGGCAACGTCGCACCACTGTCGTGGATCGCTCTGGGTTCATGCGCCGTGAAGCCCAATGGCACCGACACTATCTTTCCAGCCTGGACAGCAAGGCGGATTTTCGCTGGTTGATGCAGGCGCCGGTGTCCGTCGTGGGCAAGCTCAAGGAAGGCTTACGGCACACGCAAGACCGCGATGCGATGCCACGCCGCGTCCGCTTGTTGCGACGAGCGCTCCCTCAACAGCCCGTGCCCGTATTGGCCATCCAGGTGGCCATCAACTACCTGCCGCAACTATCGGCGGACGCGATCACCGATCATCGCTTGTTGCGGGCCTGGTTCCTCGAATGCCGCCGCCTTTGGCATGACCAAGGCTATCGGCACTTCCGCATGGCCATGCGCAGTCCTGGTCTGGGGCAGCAGCTCCGCAACACCCTGGATTGGTTACGTCAAGAAGGCTGCCAGGCGGGACTGCCGGACAAGCACATGAGCTGGGCCGCCATCGAGCGCCGCTCGGAGGAGTGGCATGAGCGTGTCATTGCCCAGCAAGACGCCTCGGCGCCGCAATACAGCTGGGACGCACCGCTGACGCGAATCGAAGCGGATGGCTTTGTCGCCGAAGCGCTGGTCGATTCCGCGTCGCTGCGGCGGGAGGGCCGCCGTATGCGCCACTGCGTCGGTAGTTATGACGCCCAGTGTGCGGAAGGCCACTACCTGGTCTATCACCTGTCGACCGCGGATGACGAGCTCGATGAGCGCGCCACCCTGGGGCTTGCGCTCGACGGCCAGCAGCGCTGGGCACTGGAGCAGATCCAGGGACCGTGTGGCAGGCCGTTGTCCCAGGCCCTCCGTCGCTTTGCCCGCCATGTCACGACACAGGTGAACGCCACGACAACCGAACGGGAGGCCGCATGA